In Thermanaeromonas sp. C210, the following proteins share a genomic window:
- the hydA gene encoding dihydropyrimidinase, with product MTLLIKGGWLVHEDRVERGDLLIEGELISAVGLGLKVSGAEVMDATGKYVLPGIIDAHVHYQMPIGDLLTADDFYTGTRAAACGGVTTVIDYAEPSGPEDSLKEAIDRRLAEAEGQVAVDLALHLVLFPGQEEDKESLREAVERGLVSFKVFTTYNQRMSYETIGRCLAQARELGALVTIHAEDHDMVTAARQELIDAGLTSPRYHARSRPAQAEAEAVGRILEMVRSLRARAYFVHISSGEAAELIASAQAKGLEVYGETCPHYLLLTEEAYATERAALNLMCPPLRKKDDNLRLWQALCRGVFQVVATDHCSYTPEQKAAGTAFFDTPAGIPGTETLLPLIYSYGVREGWLTLPQMVQVLAGNPARLFGLYPRKGCLKPGSDADVVIFNPRQEVTLDDGNLHSAAGYTPFAGFRVRGYPETTILRGQVVYHEGRFLGSKGQGRFIPGKARA from the coding sequence GTGACCCTGCTCATCAAGGGCGGCTGGCTGGTCCACGAAGACAGGGTGGAAAGAGGAGACCTGCTAATTGAAGGAGAACTAATTAGCGCCGTAGGCTTGGGGCTAAAAGTCAGCGGGGCCGAGGTGATGGACGCCACCGGTAAATATGTCCTGCCCGGCATTATTGATGCCCACGTTCATTACCAGATGCCCATAGGCGACCTCCTTACTGCCGACGACTTTTACACCGGAACCAGAGCAGCCGCCTGCGGGGGCGTAACCACAGTCATTGACTATGCCGAGCCTTCCGGCCCGGAGGACTCCCTTAAAGAAGCCATTGACAGGCGCTTGGCAGAAGCAGAGGGTCAGGTAGCCGTCGACTTGGCCCTTCACCTTGTACTCTTCCCCGGACAGGAAGAAGATAAAGAATCCTTAAGGGAGGCTGTGGAGCGGGGGCTGGTAAGTTTTAAGGTCTTTACTACTTACAACCAGCGTATGTCTTATGAAACCATCGGCCGTTGTCTGGCACAGGCCAGGGAGCTGGGGGCTCTGGTAACCATCCATGCCGAAGACCACGATATGGTTACCGCTGCCCGCCAGGAACTCATCGACGCAGGCCTCACCTCCCCCCGCTACCATGCCCGCAGCCGGCCGGCCCAGGCCGAGGCCGAGGCTGTGGGCCGCATCCTGGAAATGGTCCGTTCCTTGCGGGCCCGCGCCTATTTTGTGCATATATCGAGCGGGGAGGCCGCCGAGCTCATCGCTTCGGCCCAGGCTAAGGGCCTGGAAGTCTACGGTGAAACGTGTCCTCACTATTTATTGCTCACCGAGGAAGCTTATGCAACCGAGAGGGCAGCCCTTAACCTCATGTGTCCGCCTCTGCGGAAGAAGGACGATAATTTGCGGCTGTGGCAGGCCTTATGCCGGGGTGTCTTCCAAGTAGTAGCCACCGATCACTGCAGCTACACGCCGGAGCAAAAGGCGGCGGGGACGGCCTTCTTCGACACCCCGGCGGGGATCCCGGGTACGGAGACCCTGCTGCCCCTTATATACTCCTACGGCGTCCGGGAGGGATGGCTTACTCTGCCCCAGATGGTCCAGGTCCTGGCCGGCAACCCGGCCCGGCTTTTCGGCCTTTATCCCCGTAAGGGATGCCTTAAGCCGGGAAGTGATGCCGACGTGGTCATCTTTAATCCCCGGCAGGAGGTTACCTTGGATGACGGAAACCTCCATTCGGCTGCCGGCTATACCCCCTTTGCCGGGTTTAGAGTGCGGGGCTATCCCGAAACGACCATCCTGCGGGGGCAGGTCGTCTATCATGAGGGCCGCTTCTTAGGTAGTAAGGGCCAGGGAAGGTTTATTCCCGGGAAAGCCAGGGCGTAA
- a CDS encoding DMT family transporter: MKASLDKATLDNSKEKRFRQIGYAEVILACLLFGGNTIAGRIVATQVPPFALSAVRAALGLLVITPFLWRLGPALRPRGKDLWWLALQGLVGIGLPYTTFAWGIRFSPAINAAIIFATFPAVTLVLLGIFWRYKPTFIQIIGVIIAFLGLLVVASRGSLERLFSVSFTAADGFLLLNVFVVSLSNILGQELMHRYPPIVVSAYTLFFGILWLLPWGLWEVAGQGWHLSWQGWIFLLYMGCSVSGLAVLLNFEAVHRIGSGAVGIFNNLNPLFAIALAALFLKEPLYLYHGIGIILVLGGVGLSLSSNRQVSQSPSFRSENSHARAFSR; encoded by the coding sequence ATGAAAGCCTCCCTGGATAAGGCAACCCTTGACAACTCGAAGGAAAAGCGATTTCGGCAAATCGGTTACGCGGAAGTTATTTTGGCCTGTCTTCTCTTCGGGGGGAATACAATAGCCGGCAGGATCGTGGCTACCCAGGTACCGCCTTTTGCTTTATCGGCCGTGCGGGCCGCATTGGGTTTACTGGTGATAACCCCCTTTCTCTGGCGCCTGGGGCCTGCCTTGAGGCCCCGGGGGAAGGACCTCTGGTGGCTGGCCCTCCAGGGTTTGGTGGGCATAGGCCTGCCTTACACAACTTTCGCCTGGGGTATTCGCTTTAGCCCGGCGATTAACGCGGCCATTATTTTTGCCACCTTCCCTGCCGTGACGCTGGTGCTTCTAGGCATTTTCTGGCGTTACAAGCCGACCTTTATCCAGATAATAGGGGTGATAATTGCTTTTCTGGGTCTGTTAGTAGTTGCCAGCCGGGGATCCCTCGAACGATTGTTTTCCGTATCCTTTACTGCTGCGGACGGGTTCTTGCTCCTGAATGTCTTCGTCGTATCCTTAAGCAATATTCTGGGCCAAGAACTCATGCACCGATATCCGCCTATCGTAGTTTCAGCTTACACCCTCTTTTTCGGTATTCTCTGGCTCCTACCTTGGGGACTCTGGGAAGTAGCAGGGCAAGGGTGGCACCTTTCCTGGCAGGGGTGGATATTCCTGCTTTACATGGGCTGCAGTGTTTCGGGGCTGGCGGTACTCCTCAATTTTGAGGCGGTCCACCGCATCGGGAGCGGTGCGGTTGGTATTTTTAATAATCTTAATCCCCTTTTTGCCATAGCCCTGGCCGCTCTATTTCTAAAGGAGCCCTTATATCTTTATCACGGTATAGGAATTATCTTGGTCTTGGGAGGCGTAGGACTTTCCCTGAGTTCAAACCGGCAGGTAAGTCAATCGCCCAGCTTTCGGTCGGAAAACAGTCACGCCAGAGCTTTCTCGCGGTGA
- a CDS encoding threonine synthase, producing the protein MSNVVGLHCINCGKTYSPQPGLYTCSRCGEKEGILDVDYDYDYIKKALSPQGLQGNREHSMWRYRPFLPVNQEGPLPPLRVGWSPLYYVPRLAQEIGLKHLYVKDDGVNPTASLKDRASAVAVARALAEGAASVACASTGNAASSLAGAAASVGLKAFIFVPARAPQGKVAQLLIFGATVVSVQGSYEDAFRLSDQAIKRWGWYNRNAAINPYLVEGKKTVCLEVAEQLGWEVPDWVVVSVGDGCTLAGAWKAWLDLHRVGWIERLPRMLGVQAEGCCPITRAFREGGKVQPAEENTIADSIAVGVPRNPEKALRAIRESGGTMINVSDEEILKAMRLLGRSTGVFGEPAGVAGLAGLARAVAEGIVRPEEKVVCLVTGNGLKDVATAIKAAGAPLSLPPDMEQLERALQGLI; encoded by the coding sequence ATGTCTAATGTAGTGGGGTTGCACTGTATTAACTGCGGCAAGACCTACTCGCCCCAGCCGGGTCTTTACACCTGTAGCCGTTGTGGGGAAAAAGAAGGGATTTTAGACGTAGATTACGATTACGACTATATTAAGAAGGCCCTCTCTCCCCAAGGCCTCCAGGGCAACCGGGAACACTCCATGTGGCGCTACCGGCCTTTCCTGCCGGTTAACCAGGAGGGCCCCCTCCCCCCTTTAAGGGTTGGTTGGAGTCCCTTATATTATGTGCCGCGGTTAGCCCAGGAAATAGGGCTAAAACACCTGTACGTTAAAGATGACGGCGTTAATCCGACCGCTTCCCTCAAGGATCGGGCTTCGGCCGTTGCCGTGGCTCGGGCCCTGGCCGAGGGAGCTGCCTCGGTGGCCTGCGCCTCTACCGGGAATGCCGCTTCCTCCCTGGCCGGGGCCGCGGCCTCGGTAGGGCTCAAAGCCTTTATTTTCGTTCCGGCCCGGGCTCCCCAGGGTAAAGTGGCCCAGCTTCTCATTTTCGGCGCCACCGTGGTGAGCGTGCAGGGGTCTTATGAAGATGCCTTCCGCTTATCCGACCAGGCCATTAAGCGGTGGGGCTGGTATAATCGCAACGCGGCTATTAATCCTTACCTGGTGGAAGGGAAGAAGACGGTCTGCCTGGAAGTGGCCGAGCAGCTGGGGTGGGAAGTGCCCGACTGGGTAGTGGTGTCGGTCGGTGACGGTTGTACCCTGGCCGGGGCCTGGAAGGCCTGGCTGGATCTCCACCGGGTAGGTTGGATTGAACGGCTTCCCCGTATGCTGGGGGTACAGGCCGAAGGCTGCTGCCCCATCACCAGGGCCTTCCGGGAGGGGGGCAAGGTACAACCGGCCGAGGAGAATACTATAGCCGACAGCATCGCCGTGGGAGTGCCCCGCAATCCGGAGAAGGCCCTGCGGGCCATCCGGGAGTCCGGCGGTACCATGATCAATGTGAGCGACGAAGAAATCCTAAAAGCCATGCGCCTCTTAGGACGCAGTACGGGGGTTTTCGGCGAGCCTGCCGGCGTGGCCGGTCTGGCAGGCCTGGCCAGGGCAGTAGCCGAGGGAATCGTCCGGCCTGAAGAAAAGGTGGTCTGTCTGGTGACGGGCAATGGGCTAAAAGATGTGGCGACGGCCATTAAGGCGGCCGGCGCTCCCTTAAGCCTGCCACCGGACATGGAACAGCTGGAAAGGGCTCTCCAAGGGTTAATCTAA
- the xdh gene encoding selenium-dependent xanthine dehydrogenase has protein sequence MRLELKVNGEAKVVDVPAEATLLDVLRDHLRLTGAKNGCGEGVCGACTVILAGRPVRACRVTAAKAAGQEVLTIEGLTPREKEIYAWAFTAAGAVQCGFCTPGMVMEAKALLDRNDSPSEEEIKQAFRAHLCRCTGYQKIVAAVQLAARALRGEVTPGQGEAAGMRKRFFRPDAPVKALGQATFVDDLMFPGMLYGAVLRPPYARARVVSLDTTVAREMPGVVVVLTAEDIPGQRYQGHIFKDWPALVAVGEEVRYVGDAIALVAAEDRETARKAVEQIKVEYEVLTPVTCPAEALAPGAPSLHPKGNILSETSIRKGNPEEALRTCAHVVSQTYRTPFTEHAFLEPESAVAVPENEGITIYTSTQGVYDIQEQVASLLALPHEKVRVLNQYVGGAFGGKEDLSVQHHAALLAWATKRPVKITLTRRESILVHPKRHAMEIKITTGCDDQGRLVAMTAEITADTGAYASLGAQVLERACHHITGPYRIPHVRIYGRAVYTNNPPAGAFRGFGVPQAAFACESQLNLLARRLGKSPWEIRWINALEPGDTLATGQIVGQDVGIKETLLAVKEVFESSPYAGIACAFKNVGLGVGTRDTGRANLAVEKGKVRIYSGAACLGQGLESVLIQIVAEATGLPAEKMEVVLADTACTPDAGITTASRQSLFTGEAVRRAAEELAQALKDHALEELEGRTFVGEFYGATDPIASNKEHPVTHVAYGYATQVVLLDEEGRVAKVVAAYDVGRAINPLNVEGQIEGGIVMGLGYALTEDFPVKDGIPQYQQLGRLGLFRFPQVPLMETILVEKGGTQYAFGAKGMGELATIPTAPAVACAYFRRDGLLRTALPLEGTPYSKK, from the coding sequence ATGCGCCTGGAGCTAAAAGTCAACGGCGAGGCGAAGGTGGTAGACGTACCGGCCGAGGCAACACTGCTGGATGTTTTGCGCGATCATTTGCGGCTGACCGGTGCGAAGAACGGGTGTGGAGAAGGGGTTTGCGGCGCCTGCACGGTAATTCTGGCCGGCCGGCCGGTGCGGGCCTGCCGCGTTACGGCGGCCAAGGCGGCCGGGCAAGAGGTGTTGACCATAGAAGGCTTGACTCCCCGGGAAAAGGAGATCTATGCCTGGGCTTTCACCGCCGCCGGGGCGGTCCAGTGCGGCTTCTGCACTCCCGGCATGGTCATGGAAGCCAAGGCGTTGCTGGATCGCAATGACAGCCCTTCAGAGGAAGAGATTAAGCAGGCCTTCAGGGCTCACCTTTGCCGGTGCACCGGCTACCAAAAGATCGTAGCGGCGGTGCAGTTGGCGGCCCGGGCCCTGAGGGGGGAGGTCACGCCCGGTCAGGGAGAGGCTGCCGGCATGCGGAAGCGCTTCTTCCGGCCTGATGCGCCGGTCAAGGCTTTAGGCCAGGCCACCTTTGTGGATGACCTCATGTTCCCCGGCATGCTCTACGGCGCCGTCCTCCGCCCGCCCTATGCCAGGGCCCGGGTGGTGTCCCTGGATACAACCGTCGCCCGGGAAATGCCGGGTGTGGTAGTGGTCCTCACAGCAGAGGACATACCGGGCCAGCGCTACCAGGGGCATATTTTCAAGGACTGGCCGGCCCTGGTGGCCGTGGGAGAAGAAGTACGCTATGTGGGGGACGCCATCGCCCTGGTGGCCGCCGAAGATAGGGAGACTGCCCGGAAGGCAGTGGAGCAAATTAAAGTGGAATACGAAGTGCTGACGCCGGTAACCTGTCCGGCTGAAGCGCTGGCGCCGGGCGCTCCGTCCCTCCACCCCAAAGGCAACATTTTAAGTGAAACCAGCATCCGCAAAGGGAATCCCGAGGAAGCCCTCCGGACATGCGCCCATGTGGTGTCCCAGACTTACCGGACACCCTTTACGGAACATGCCTTCTTGGAGCCCGAAAGTGCGGTGGCCGTACCGGAGAACGAGGGCATCACTATTTACACCAGCACCCAGGGCGTATACGACATCCAGGAACAGGTGGCTTCCCTCCTGGCACTGCCCCACGAGAAAGTGCGCGTCCTCAACCAATATGTGGGCGGCGCCTTTGGGGGCAAGGAGGATTTAAGCGTACAGCACCATGCAGCCCTGCTGGCCTGGGCGACCAAACGGCCGGTCAAGATCACCTTGACGCGCCGGGAAAGCATCCTGGTCCACCCCAAGCGACATGCTATGGAGATTAAGATTACCACCGGCTGTGATGACCAAGGCCGGCTGGTGGCTATGACGGCGGAGATTACCGCCGACACGGGGGCCTATGCTTCCTTAGGGGCTCAAGTTCTCGAGCGGGCCTGCCACCACATTACCGGTCCCTACCGCATTCCCCATGTCAGGATTTACGGCCGGGCCGTTTACACGAACAACCCGCCGGCCGGGGCCTTCCGCGGTTTTGGTGTACCCCAGGCGGCTTTTGCCTGCGAAAGCCAGTTAAATCTCCTGGCCCGGCGGCTGGGTAAGTCTCCGTGGGAAATACGCTGGATCAATGCCCTGGAGCCGGGGGATACCCTCGCCACAGGCCAGATAGTCGGCCAAGACGTGGGTATAAAAGAAACTCTCCTGGCCGTCAAGGAAGTATTTGAAAGCAGCCCCTATGCCGGCATTGCCTGTGCGTTCAAAAATGTCGGCCTGGGGGTAGGAACCCGTGATACGGGGCGGGCCAACCTGGCAGTAGAAAAGGGGAAGGTGAGAATCTATTCCGGCGCTGCCTGTCTAGGCCAGGGGCTGGAATCGGTGCTCATCCAGATCGTGGCCGAGGCCACCGGTTTGCCGGCGGAAAAGATGGAGGTGGTGCTGGCGGACACCGCCTGCACCCCGGATGCCGGGATAACTACCGCTTCCAGGCAGAGTCTTTTTACCGGCGAAGCCGTTCGCCGGGCGGCAGAGGAACTGGCCCAGGCCCTCAAGGATCATGCTCTGGAAGAGCTGGAAGGACGTACCTTTGTGGGTGAATTTTACGGGGCCACCGATCCTATCGCCTCCAACAAGGAACATCCGGTCACTCATGTGGCCTACGGCTATGCTACCCAGGTAGTCCTGCTGGATGAGGAAGGACGGGTGGCCAAAGTCGTGGCTGCTTATGATGTGGGCCGGGCCATCAATCCCCTCAATGTGGAAGGTCAGATTGAGGGCGGCATAGTTATGGGCCTGGGCTATGCCCTGACGGAGGATTTCCCTGTCAAGGATGGCATACCCCAGTATCAGCAGTTGGGTCGTCTGGGTCTCTTCCGGTTCCCGCAGGTGCCGCTCATGGAAACCATTCTGGTGGAAAAGGGAGGTACCCAGTACGCCTTTGGTGCCAAGGGCATGGGGGAACTAGCTACCATTCCTACGGCACCCGCAGTGGCCTGCGCTTATTTCCGCCGCGACGGCCTTTTGCGGACCGCCCTGCCCCTGGAGGGCACGCCCTACAGCAAGAAGTGA
- a CDS encoding acylphosphatase — translation MSLLRARFSVCGRVQGVGYRYFAFHHAVDLGLSGWVRNCYDGTVEGVVEGPGERVQQFLSLCRQGPRWARVEGVEVRYEEPRGEKGFKIVRDSCFSGSAD, via the coding sequence ATGTCTCTTTTGCGGGCCCGTTTTTCCGTCTGTGGCAGGGTCCAGGGAGTGGGGTACCGCTATTTTGCCTTCCATCATGCCGTAGACCTGGGTCTGAGCGGTTGGGTGCGCAACTGCTACGACGGTACGGTAGAAGGGGTAGTTGAAGGCCCGGGGGAGAGAGTACAGCAGTTTTTGTCTTTGTGCCGACAGGGGCCCCGCTGGGCCAGGGTAGAAGGCGTGGAGGTACGATATGAGGAGCCTCGGGGGGAAAAGGGCTTTAAGATAGTGAGAGATAGTTGTTTTTCGGGTAGTGCCGATTAA
- a CDS encoding 6-phosphofructokinase, giving the protein MTLKGGCIVAQSGGPTPVINNSLYGVIEDAWNRKEITGLYGALYGVTGILQEQLIDLRREDLATLKGLRYTPGAALGSCRHRLKAEEYPRLLEIFKKLNIRYFFYIGGNDSMDTVDKVRRLAREEGYEMRVVGIPKTIDNDLPATDHCPGYGSAAKYIAGVVRETGLDLKGMLSTNRVTILEAMGRNTGWLAAAAVLAKTSPEDPPHLVYLPERPFETEKFLSDVREVYREFGFAYVVVSEGLKDPTGNYIVAEETQDAFGHRQLGNGLAAYLKKLVESYLPVKARYIVPSTLQRSSMLYASGTDVEEAYLVGKEAVRLACRGLSGIMVTLEREKGEEYICRVGYVDVAQVANKEKGVPLEWIAPGNNFLAKEFIEYARPLIQGEVKVPFAGGLPHYVNLERYVPAVERIREK; this is encoded by the coding sequence ATGACCTTAAAAGGCGGCTGTATAGTAGCCCAGTCAGGTGGGCCTACACCGGTTATAAACAATAGCCTATACGGCGTAATAGAGGACGCCTGGAACAGGAAAGAGATAACCGGGCTTTATGGCGCCCTTTACGGGGTAACGGGTATTTTGCAAGAGCAATTGATAGATCTGAGGAGAGAGGACCTCGCTACCTTGAAGGGCCTTCGCTACACCCCCGGAGCTGCCTTGGGCTCTTGCCGGCACAGGTTGAAGGCCGAAGAGTATCCTCGGCTGTTAGAGATATTCAAGAAGCTCAACATCCGCTATTTCTTTTATATCGGCGGCAATGATTCTATGGATACGGTCGATAAAGTAAGGCGGCTGGCCCGAGAAGAAGGGTATGAAATGCGAGTGGTGGGGATACCCAAAACCATCGATAACGACCTCCCGGCTACCGATCACTGCCCAGGATACGGGAGCGCCGCCAAGTATATTGCCGGTGTGGTGCGCGAGACGGGTCTAGATCTTAAAGGGATGTTATCCACAAATAGGGTAACCATCCTGGAAGCCATGGGCAGGAATACAGGCTGGCTGGCGGCGGCAGCCGTGCTGGCAAAAACTTCGCCTGAAGATCCGCCTCACCTGGTCTACCTCCCGGAAAGGCCCTTTGAGACCGAAAAATTTCTCTCGGATGTAAGAGAGGTTTACCGGGAGTTCGGCTTTGCGTATGTCGTAGTATCCGAGGGCCTTAAAGACCCTACAGGCAATTATATTGTGGCAGAGGAAACGCAAGACGCCTTTGGCCACCGGCAATTGGGAAACGGATTGGCTGCATACTTAAAGAAGTTGGTGGAAAGCTACCTCCCCGTGAAGGCCCGATATATTGTCCCCAGCACCCTACAGCGGAGCTCCATGCTTTATGCGTCCGGCACGGATGTAGAGGAGGCTTACCTTGTGGGTAAAGAAGCGGTAAGGTTGGCCTGCCGGGGGCTTTCCGGTATCATGGTAACTTTAGAACGAGAAAAAGGCGAGGAGTATATCTGCCGCGTAGGGTACGTGGATGTGGCACAGGTTGCCAATAAAGAAAAAGGCGTGCCTCTAGAATGGATAGCTCCGGGGAACAACTTCCTGGCAAAGGAGTTTATAGAATATGCCCGGCCGCTGATACAGGGAGAAGTCAAGGTTCCCTTTGCCGGGGGTTTGCCACATTATGTAAACCTAGAAAGATATGTACCGGCTGTGGAAAGGATAAGAGAAAAGTAG
- a CDS encoding 6-phosphofructokinase: MARRLGILTGGGDCPGLNTVIRAVAKTAYAHGYELFGFLDGYTGLVEERYVRLDPPAISGLLHRGGTILGTSNRNDPFHFPVKVGDKVTYQDKSDQAIEILAKLDIEVLFVIGGDGTLAAARDFKAKGVRIVGIPKTIDNDLAATDQTFGFDTAVRTATEALDKLHTTAESHHRVMVLELMGRYAGWIALYSGLAGGADIILIPEIPWTLEGVLKKILARKAEGKPFSIVVVAEGVRSPAGELVVQRRVEDSVEKVRLGGIGQLVGRLIEEKSGIETRVTVLGHIQRGGSPSSYDRVLATRFGVAAAELAIRGLHGVMVCLRGNEISHVPLEEVAGRPRTVPPDHPLIHTARAIGISFGD, translated from the coding sequence TTGGCCAGGCGGCTGGGTATCTTGACAGGCGGGGGAGATTGCCCGGGGTTGAATACTGTTATAAGGGCGGTGGCCAAAACAGCTTATGCCCATGGTTACGAACTGTTCGGCTTCCTTGACGGCTATACCGGCCTTGTGGAAGAGCGGTATGTACGGTTGGATCCCCCGGCCATATCGGGCTTGTTACACCGGGGCGGAACTATTTTGGGCACCAGTAACCGCAACGATCCCTTCCACTTTCCCGTAAAGGTAGGTGATAAAGTAACCTACCAGGATAAGTCCGATCAGGCAATAGAGATTTTGGCAAAACTCGATATTGAGGTCCTGTTCGTTATTGGCGGTGACGGTACCCTGGCCGCCGCCCGCGATTTCAAGGCCAAAGGGGTTCGGATTGTCGGCATCCCCAAAACTATTGACAACGACCTGGCCGCCACCGATCAGACCTTCGGCTTCGATACGGCGGTGCGTACCGCTACGGAAGCTCTGGACAAACTACATACCACGGCTGAATCCCACCACCGGGTCATGGTGCTGGAGCTCATGGGACGTTATGCCGGCTGGATTGCCCTCTATAGCGGCCTGGCCGGCGGAGCCGACATAATCCTCATTCCCGAGATCCCCTGGACCCTGGAAGGGGTGCTGAAAAAAATCTTGGCCCGTAAAGCTGAAGGGAAACCCTTCAGTATTGTGGTGGTGGCCGAAGGAGTTAGATCTCCGGCAGGAGAACTGGTGGTCCAACGCCGGGTAGAAGATAGTGTGGAAAAGGTGCGGCTGGGGGGCATTGGCCAGCTGGTGGGTCGGCTTATTGAGGAGAAGAGCGGTATTGAAACACGGGTTACAGTTTTGGGCCACATTCAGAGGGGAGGCTCACCTTCTTCCTACGACCGGGTTCTCGCCACCCGTTTTGGCGTCGCCGCAGCGGAGCTGGCCATCCGGGGCCTTCACGGAGTTATGGTCTGCCTGCGGGGCAATGAAATCTCCCATGTCCCTCTGGAAGAAGTAGCCGGCAGACCGCGGACCGTTCCTCCGGACCATCCCCTGATACATACCGCCCGCGCCATAGGCATAAGCTTTGGCGATTAA
- a CDS encoding C40 family peptidase, translating into MEQPRAQQALPQVKGYYVQAPVADVRAEAGGSAKLVTQALLGDEVRVISQGEGEWLRGRVPDGYIGWLKARDVVEDVPPGGSDLGVVAVPAAHLYREPFGAAPIIGEAVLGSDLPVISQKPGWVEVWLPGRRTAWLPEKDVEIWPQGKPPGPRSGSDVVRVAEKLLGAPYLWGGVSIYGVDCSGLTYISYFLNGIKLPRDADQQFQVGQKVEKKDLRPGDLVFFNTQGFGELPTHVGIYLGDGRFINARSRQGVVVSSLEETLFARGYLGARRYLP; encoded by the coding sequence ATGGAACAACCCCGAGCCCAACAAGCCCTTCCCCAGGTTAAAGGTTATTACGTGCAGGCACCGGTGGCCGACGTCCGCGCCGAAGCCGGCGGCAGTGCGAAACTGGTTACCCAGGCCCTCCTGGGTGATGAGGTCAGGGTAATATCCCAAGGAGAGGGTGAGTGGCTGCGGGGCCGGGTACCGGATGGGTATATCGGATGGCTCAAAGCCAGGGACGTGGTAGAAGATGTACCCCCTGGAGGAAGTGACCTGGGGGTTGTGGCGGTTCCCGCAGCTCACCTTTACCGGGAACCTTTCGGCGCAGCGCCCATCATTGGGGAAGCCGTGCTAGGTAGCGATCTGCCCGTAATAAGTCAAAAACCCGGTTGGGTAGAGGTCTGGCTCCCCGGCCGCAGGACAGCCTGGTTGCCGGAAAAGGATGTGGAAATCTGGCCGCAAGGCAAACCCCCGGGCCCGCGGAGCGGCTCAGACGTAGTTAGAGTGGCGGAAAAATTGCTGGGGGCACCTTACCTCTGGGGCGGCGTAAGTATTTATGGGGTCGACTGCTCGGGACTCACGTATATCTCTTACTTTTTAAACGGGATAAAGCTGCCCCGGGATGCAGACCAGCAGTTCCAGGTGGGACAAAAGGTAGAGAAGAAGGATTTGCGCCCCGGGGACCTGGTCTTTTTTAATACTCAAGGGTTTGGTGAACTACCCACCCATGTAGGCATATACCTCGGGGATGGCCGGTTTATCAATGCTCGCTCTCGCCAGGGAGTGGTCGTGAGCAGCTTGGAGGAGACCCTTTTTGCCCGCGGCTACCTGGGCGCCCGGCGGTATTTGCCTTAG